A genomic segment from Nicotiana tabacum cultivar K326 chromosome 9, ASM71507v2, whole genome shotgun sequence encodes:
- the LOC142164255 gene encoding dehydration-responsive element-binding protein 1A-like translates to MNIFGDHNFDPLIPTLSTSLLPAAESSTSSDSGSSGSTPNYSDEEVMLASNYPKKRAGRKKFRETRHPVYRGIRRRNSNKWVCEVREPNKKSRIWLGTFPTAEMAARAHDVAAIALRGRSACLNFADSAWRLPIPTSAAAEDIQKAAVEAAEVFRPVESHGENFKKIIVDQVIQELVAELPDNVLFMDEETLFCMPRLLMNMAEGLMLPPPQCIIDGYEMEADHADMSLWSY, encoded by the coding sequence ATGAATATTTTTGGAGACCACAATTTTGATCCACTAATTCCTACACTGTCAACTTCTTTGTTGCCAGCTGCTGAATCTTCAACTTCGTCTGATAGTGGCAGCTCAGGGAGTACACCTAATTAttctgatgaagaagtgatgttAGCTTCGAACTATCCAAAGAAACGTGCGGGTAGGAAGAAGTTTCGTGAAACTCGACATCCAGTATACAGGGGAATAAGGAGGAGAAATTCGAATAAGTGGGTTTGTGAAGTAAGAGAACCCAATAAGAAATCAAGAATCTGGCTGGGCACTTTCCCAACTGCAGAAATGGCAGCTCGAGCTCATGACGTGGCGGCCATAGCTCTAAGAGGCCGGTCAGCATGTTTGAACTTTGCTGATTCGGCTTGGAGGTTACCCATCCCGACTTCAGCGGCCGCCGAGGATATTCAGAAGGCGGCCGTTGAAGCCGCCGAAGTATTTCGGCCTGTAGAATCACATGgagaaaactttaagaaaattattgttgaCCAAGTAATACAAGAGTTGGTTGCAGAATTGCCTGATAATGTGTTGTTTATGGACGAGGAGACACTTTTCTGCATGCCGAGATTACTTATGAATATGGCCGAAGGGCTAATGCTACCTCCACCCCAATGTATTATAGACGGATATGAAATGGAAGCTGATCATGCAGACATGTCTTTGTGGAGCTATTGA